Proteins encoded together in one Rhizobacter sp. J219 window:
- a CDS encoding DNA/RNA non-specific endonuclease, producing MTTSTPQSWRPLDPDYRNRRGYDADFLDVAVPLPSLAPTVQHLATLPPLPYQHFSILLNPARRLAFWSAVNIDGRQERHLGQRQPDEWWFDERQGFTPRITAALQIGDGFYRGSGFQRGHLVRRLDPAWGETDVQSGRGEADTFHWTNCSPQMPELNTGWWLQVEDHLLQTANAQDHKVSVFSGCVFGDGDPLYRGVQIPLAFWKVAAWTVATPGEPALRSLAFLVKQDEAVAALLRKRGVTPQARDFDEVPQSIQGYQTTVAELSRLTHCGFGDLARADVDVYARRRPTRLAPLVFDTIGTYRALASPADLFTQ from the coding sequence ATGACGACGAGCACACCGCAATCCTGGCGCCCGCTCGACCCCGACTACCGCAACCGCCGTGGCTACGACGCGGACTTCCTCGACGTGGCCGTGCCGCTCCCCAGCTTGGCGCCAACGGTCCAGCACCTGGCCACGCTGCCGCCGCTGCCCTATCAGCACTTCAGCATCCTGCTGAACCCTGCGCGCCGCCTCGCGTTCTGGTCCGCCGTCAACATCGATGGCCGGCAGGAGCGCCACCTCGGCCAGCGCCAGCCCGACGAGTGGTGGTTCGACGAGCGACAGGGCTTCACGCCACGGATCACCGCCGCGCTGCAGATCGGCGACGGCTTCTACCGCGGCTCGGGCTTCCAGCGCGGCCACCTGGTGCGCCGGCTCGACCCAGCGTGGGGCGAGACCGATGTGCAGTCCGGCCGCGGCGAAGCCGACACTTTCCACTGGACCAACTGCTCGCCGCAGATGCCCGAGCTGAACACCGGCTGGTGGCTGCAGGTGGAAGACCACCTGCTGCAGACCGCCAACGCGCAGGACCACAAGGTCTCGGTCTTCTCGGGCTGCGTCTTCGGTGACGGCGACCCGCTCTACCGCGGCGTGCAGATCCCGCTCGCCTTCTGGAAGGTCGCGGCGTGGACGGTCGCGACACCGGGCGAGCCCGCACTGCGCTCGCTGGCATTTCTGGTGAAGCAGGACGAAGCCGTGGCCGCGCTGCTCAGGAAGCGCGGCGTGACGCCGCAAGCGCGCGATTTCGACGAGGTGCCACAGTCCATCCAGGGTTACCAGACGACGGTGGCCGAACTCTCGCGGCTCACGCACTGCGGCTTCGGCGACCTCGCCCGCGCCGACGTCGACGTCTACGCCCGCCGGCGCCCCACACGCCTGGCGCCGCTGGTGTTCGACACCATCGGCACCTACCGCGCCCTCGCGAGCCCCGCCGACCTCTTCACGCAGTGA
- a CDS encoding adenylosuccinate lyase family protein gives MTISMYESFITGHWFSAPAKRVWSDSATLQAWLDVEAALAQAQADLGLIPRSAADQIGQKALAHLFDTTKVAEDIAHAQHPLVPVLHQLEALCGEPAAGFIHLGATTQNIFDTASALQMRATHGILMEHLDASVTALCSLAMEHRHTVMPGRTHGQHALPMTLGFKIAGWIAELDRDRARLKRRLSSSFTASMGGAIGTFAAMGSIGRQVEARMAERLGLLPTGLPMRSSYDRVNDYVATLATLAATVQKIAQDVVFMQRTEIGEAAEAFHIGKVGSSTMAQKRNPSTALLLISLCRMLRGRAPMALEAMVRMDEGDSSATNVCDTLLPEVAVIAASITETLERLALGLVVHPDRMKNNLALTNGLIASEAAMMSLTPYMGRHQAHHMLYEAAQRSQSEAVPFAQAIREHPLWMAKELPAEVLKALDPNAYVGQSAELTQDIVERVLGRGQP, from the coding sequence ATGACCATCAGCATGTATGAGTCGTTCATCACCGGCCACTGGTTCAGTGCACCGGCCAAACGCGTCTGGAGCGACTCCGCGACCTTGCAGGCATGGCTCGACGTCGAAGCAGCCCTCGCCCAAGCCCAGGCCGACCTCGGCCTGATCCCCCGATCGGCCGCTGACCAGATCGGGCAGAAAGCGCTGGCGCACCTTTTCGACACGACGAAAGTGGCCGAAGACATCGCCCATGCCCAGCACCCGCTCGTGCCGGTCCTGCACCAGCTGGAGGCCCTGTGCGGCGAACCCGCCGCAGGCTTCATCCACCTCGGCGCCACGACCCAGAACATCTTCGACACGGCCAGCGCGCTGCAGATGCGTGCCACGCACGGCATCCTGATGGAGCACCTCGACGCGTCAGTCACCGCGCTGTGCAGCCTGGCCATGGAGCACCGCCACACCGTCATGCCGGGCCGCACGCACGGCCAGCATGCGCTGCCGATGACGCTGGGCTTCAAGATCGCCGGCTGGATCGCCGAACTCGACCGCGACCGAGCGCGCCTGAAGAGGCGACTGTCCAGTTCGTTCACGGCCAGCATGGGCGGGGCGATCGGCACCTTCGCCGCGATGGGCTCCATCGGCCGCCAGGTGGAAGCGCGGATGGCCGAACGCCTCGGGCTGCTCCCGACCGGCTTGCCCATGCGCTCCTCCTACGACCGGGTGAACGACTACGTCGCCACCCTGGCAACACTCGCGGCCACCGTGCAGAAGATCGCCCAGGACGTGGTGTTCATGCAGCGCACAGAGATCGGCGAGGCGGCCGAAGCGTTCCACATCGGCAAGGTCGGCAGCTCGACGATGGCGCAGAAGCGCAACCCGTCCACCGCGCTGCTCCTCATCAGCCTGTGCCGCATGCTGCGGGGGCGTGCACCGATGGCGCTGGAGGCGATGGTCCGCATGGACGAAGGCGATTCGTCCGCGACCAACGTGTGCGACACCCTGCTGCCGGAAGTGGCCGTCATCGCCGCATCGATCACCGAGACGTTGGAACGGTTGGCGCTGGGCCTGGTCGTCCATCCCGACCGCATGAAGAACAACCTGGCCCTCACCAACGGCCTGATCGCCTCCGAGGCGGCAATGATGAGCCTCACGCCCTACATGGGGCGCCACCAAGCGCATCACATGCTGTACGAAGCGGCGCAGCGCTCGCAGTCCGAAGCGGTGCCTTTCGCACAGGCGATCCGGGAGCACCCGCTCTGGATGGCCAAGGAACTACCGGCGGAAGTCCTGAAAGCACTCGATCCGAACGCCTACGTCGGGCAGTCGGCAGAACTCACGCAGGACATCGTGGAGCGGGTCTTGGGGCGCGGGCAGCCGTGA
- a CDS encoding porin, translating to MMSMGAAHAQSSVVIYGIVDQGIVKANSGTTPGAMLPGRGVNPDTWNIKAGNTSRLGFRGHEDLGAGLYSRFQIEHRFAMDTGASSNATVFWLGRSVVALGGKSLGELYAGREYSAAYTVALNADPTFWSYVSQLGSAYTYASYTPVATSIEASNIRWANAVGYKTPVWGGFSGELQTALGEGARKRASSGHAQFKAGALWVAGAFDRLDSNTNMQIVAGGYDFGVVYPKASYTRSKGGVNGDAKAFTVSALVPFSFGRAYLSYGSLSPAANNRDSDMIGAGVQYDLSKRTLVYLNLGTAEQQTFTRTTAFDFGIKHTF from the coding sequence ATGATGTCCATGGGAGCCGCTCACGCCCAGTCGTCGGTCGTGATCTACGGCATCGTGGATCAGGGGATCGTCAAGGCCAACAGCGGCACGACGCCTGGCGCAATGCTGCCGGGCCGCGGCGTCAATCCGGACACCTGGAACATCAAGGCCGGCAACACCTCTCGCCTCGGCTTCCGGGGTCACGAAGACCTGGGCGCGGGCCTGTATTCCCGCTTCCAGATCGAACATCGCTTCGCGATGGACACAGGCGCTTCGAGCAATGCCACCGTCTTCTGGCTCGGCCGCTCCGTGGTCGCCCTGGGCGGCAAGTCGCTCGGTGAGCTCTATGCCGGCCGCGAGTACTCGGCGGCCTACACCGTGGCACTCAACGCGGACCCCACCTTCTGGAGCTACGTCAGCCAGCTCGGCTCGGCCTACACCTACGCCAGCTACACGCCGGTGGCGACCTCGATCGAGGCCTCGAACATCCGCTGGGCCAACGCTGTGGGCTACAAGACGCCGGTGTGGGGCGGCTTCAGCGGCGAATTGCAGACGGCGCTTGGCGAGGGTGCGCGCAAGCGCGCGTCGTCGGGCCACGCGCAGTTCAAGGCGGGCGCCTTGTGGGTGGCCGGCGCGTTCGACCGCCTCGACTCGAACACCAACATGCAGATCGTCGCCGGCGGATACGACTTCGGCGTCGTGTACCCGAAGGCTTCCTACACCCGCTCCAAGGGCGGCGTCAACGGCGACGCCAAGGCGTTCACGGTCTCGGCACTCGTGCCGTTCTCCTTCGGCCGCGCCTACCTGTCGTACGGCAGTCTGAGCCCGGCGGCCAACAACCGTGATTCCGACATGATCGGTGCCGGCGTGCAATACGACCTCAGCAAGCGCACCCTCGTCTACCTGAACCTGGGCACGGCCGAGCAGCAGACCTTCACGCGGACCACGGCGTTCGACTTCGGCATCAAGCACACTTTCTGA
- a CDS encoding tripartite tricarboxylate transporter substrate binding protein, protein MTSKLYTRVASAAAGLLWSVAAVAQTPISLVVGYSAGGSADYVARVVGEELSKKLSRQVIIENVAGASGMLAAQKVLSGSNDGSVIYMGGTDTVLVPMVNPKAKVDWEKDFVPIGRTTTVPMIFAVPVNSPYNTLSDLIHDLKKGKDYLYAVPGIGTMQHLYGSLINNRGKVNMVHVPYRGGAQIATDLVGGQVDSAVLVLSTAMPFLKDGKIKALSSSDTIRAPQLPHVKRIGEEEGFQGTALPLWQGFFLKSGTAPATVAAYEKALIEALGSAALKAKLAEAGITVAPMKGQEFKAFIKPQADLYRDIVRSAKITVD, encoded by the coding sequence ATGACATCCAAGTTGTATACGCGTGTGGCCTCGGCGGCGGCCGGGTTGCTGTGGAGCGTCGCTGCCGTCGCGCAGACACCGATCTCGCTGGTCGTGGGCTATTCGGCGGGCGGCAGCGCGGACTACGTGGCGAGAGTGGTGGGAGAAGAGCTTTCGAAGAAGCTCTCCCGCCAGGTCATCATCGAGAACGTGGCCGGTGCGAGCGGCATGCTCGCTGCGCAGAAGGTGCTGTCCGGCAGCAACGACGGCAGCGTGATCTACATGGGCGGGACCGACACGGTGCTCGTTCCCATGGTCAACCCGAAAGCCAAGGTGGATTGGGAGAAAGACTTCGTGCCCATCGGCCGCACCACCACCGTGCCGATGATCTTTGCGGTGCCGGTCAACTCGCCGTACAACACCCTCAGTGACCTGATCCACGACCTGAAGAAGGGCAAGGACTATCTGTACGCCGTGCCGGGCATCGGCACGATGCAGCACCTGTACGGATCCCTCATCAACAACCGGGGCAAGGTCAACATGGTCCACGTGCCCTACCGGGGAGGCGCCCAGATCGCAACCGACCTGGTCGGGGGGCAGGTCGACAGTGCGGTCCTCGTGCTGTCCACCGCCATGCCGTTTCTGAAGGACGGCAAGATCAAGGCGCTGTCGTCGTCGGACACCATCCGTGCACCGCAGCTTCCCCATGTGAAGCGCATCGGCGAGGAAGAAGGCTTCCAGGGGACCGCCCTGCCGTTGTGGCAAGGCTTCTTCCTGAAATCAGGAACGGCACCGGCCACCGTGGCGGCTTACGAGAAGGCGCTGATCGAAGCACTCGGCTCGGCTGCATTGAAGGCCAAGCTGGCCGAGGCCGGCATCACCGTGGCGCCCATGAAAGGCCAGGAATTCAAGGCGTTCATCAAGCCGCAAGCCGATCTTTACCGTGACATCGTGCGCTCCGCCAAGATCACGGTGGATTGA
- a CDS encoding GntR family transcriptional regulator yields the protein MVRLRRRPAILKWCNDRMGKAATELHDFLIGLAKTARPGERLPAIRELMRRFQVSQVVVERLFSELKSRGLIASQVGRGTFFSGGDASGLPTKASEGRAAAPEARAEQRSASRSVLLLRRSISIARGRMLLDGLQRRFAADGHRVLEVAYTDPDHARLVLNGLPQLDACVVQSTFKTITVDLLADLRSKCDVLAVDGAALTGTDVEVVGMEWGEPLEEAIDVLRRRGHRRIMYASTAFPFLAGQMGQRRFEHLQKRLDGVELMKLTVPELPHEGYAEALVALVVEQLKRDPFTGLVAWGIEDGAKFRDLLAAAGVVVPVHLSVVLLGRTDLASEHAGYFHTVGCQVSDQVNESLRGGERPVGESDSTVRRAADPRDLAGRRVGLGALQGEGAGWRRAGARQARRHQPGVAACVVPRLSTSRLPAPQDPLHDVLREFCRLPDVGVRIECFQDFRR from the coding sequence ATGGTGCGTCTGCGCCGCCGTCCGGCGATCTTGAAGTGGTGTAATGACCGTATGGGAAAAGCTGCTACGGAACTCCATGATTTCCTGATCGGGCTGGCGAAGACGGCTCGCCCGGGCGAGCGCCTGCCGGCCATCCGCGAGCTCATGCGCCGCTTCCAGGTCTCGCAGGTGGTGGTCGAGCGCCTGTTCTCTGAACTGAAGTCGCGAGGGCTCATCGCGTCGCAGGTCGGACGCGGCACCTTCTTCAGCGGCGGTGACGCGTCGGGCCTCCCGACCAAGGCGTCGGAGGGTCGGGCCGCCGCGCCGGAAGCTCGCGCCGAGCAGCGCAGCGCCTCGCGCTCCGTCTTGCTGCTGCGTCGCTCGATCAGCATCGCGCGCGGACGCATGCTGCTGGACGGTCTGCAACGCCGGTTTGCCGCGGATGGCCATCGGGTGCTGGAGGTGGCCTACACCGACCCCGACCATGCCCGTCTCGTGCTGAATGGGTTGCCGCAGCTCGACGCCTGCGTCGTCCAGTCGACCTTCAAGACCATCACGGTGGACCTGCTGGCGGACCTGCGCTCCAAGTGCGACGTACTGGCGGTCGACGGCGCGGCCCTCACTGGCACCGATGTCGAGGTCGTCGGCATGGAGTGGGGCGAGCCGCTGGAAGAGGCCATCGACGTGCTGCGCCGCCGGGGGCACCGCCGGATCATGTATGCGTCCACGGCATTCCCGTTCCTGGCGGGGCAGATGGGCCAGCGCAGGTTCGAGCACCTGCAGAAGCGGCTGGACGGCGTCGAGCTGATGAAGCTCACCGTTCCGGAGCTGCCCCACGAGGGTTATGCCGAAGCGCTCGTCGCCCTGGTGGTCGAGCAGCTCAAGCGCGATCCGTTCACCGGTCTGGTCGCCTGGGGCATCGAAGACGGCGCCAAGTTCCGCGACCTGCTGGCTGCGGCCGGGGTGGTGGTGCCGGTTCACTTGAGCGTCGTGCTCCTGGGGCGCACGGACCTCGCCAGTGAACATGCCGGCTACTTCCACACCGTGGGCTGTCAGGTGTCCGACCAGGTGAACGAGTCTCTACGAGGCGGTGAACGCCCGGTGGGCGAATCCGACAGCACCGTACGTCGTGCGGCTGATCCCCGTGACCTCGCGGGAAGGCGAGTCGGTCTCGGAGCCCTTCAAGGTGAAGGCGCCGGGTGGCGAAGGGCCGGCGCGCGCCAGGCGAGGCGCCACCAGCCCGGCGTAGCGGCCTGCGTGGTGCCGCGGCTCAGCACGTCACGGCTGCCCGCGCCCCAAGACCCGCTCCACGATGTCCTGCGTGAGTTCTGCCGACTGCCCGACGTAGGCGTTCGGATCGAGTGCTTTCAGGACTTCCGCCGGTAG